The nucleotide window ACAGATTATTTGGCCAGAGTGATAGTGAAGACAAAGATTTTTTGGGATTTTCTGATGGTGGTGAAGAATGTGTTGATGAAAGTTCAACTGATAATGATGAAGTGGCAGAACCTAGTTTGAAGAAAGCTAGCTAATTATAAAGATTTCATTGGTAATTATATTCAAATGATGTCCGAATAGAGAACTGAGAAACCGATAACGTTTTAGTATACATTATGATTTATATAtctcaaaattatgttttatatacTTGATAAGAAGTTCCTCTTACATTCCTATTATTTGCTGGTCAAAAGCACTAACTAAGCATAGGTTGTGGTCCAATAAGCACAATCTAAGCATGGCTAATAGACGAATTGCCAACTTTCCTTTTATATACTTACAATTCTTACTGAATTGTCTATTACCGGGTTCGAACCGGGACTTAGATAATGCTTTatgaccatttttaaaaaaagagaaataccttacatgcattttaaacatagTATATGCTTTAAATTAGTTGTTAAGGTTTATTTTAGACTAATATTATAAAAGTTacgaaaaatgtgttttttgctaaaaacaCCTGGGATCAGGAACATAAAATGCCTGGGGCGGGAAGGGTTAAGATTTggaaaaagattttgttaacattttaagACTGTGTGATTAAATATCTAACAGACAAACTTAACTTATTTTTCTTTCTACGGTGTGCCATTTGCATTTCAAAACAAAAGTAATCACATGTTAGATAAAAATATCTAATACTGTGACATCGCCATTGCAAGTTTGATAGGAAAAGTAGTAAATCCATAGTTGCTGCAAagcataaaaactttaaatggtTTAGGACCATCATTTAATACTCTTCACCTATTATACATACTCCTCTCAATATAGACTTTTTCAAGcttaaacaaattaaataaattagcgCTATTAGCGTTATTAGCCAACTATTTTGCTATTTTACAATAATAATTAACGCTATAGTGTTATCTCATGTTTGGGCTTTTTTAGCGTTAATTAGTGACATTTCTTTTGATTTCGTAGCGATATAACGTTAAAATTTAGCGCTAATTTGTTTATTTGATAAATTTAAAGTTGTTAACTTTTTCTAAATATTCAGCttttagaatatcaaattatattCATAAGTTACATATTTGATCTATTTCTTTCAAATAACTCCCCTTCGTTgattgtatttttgtataataACTTATGTTATATTCAAAAAAACGTATTTCAATACAGTGCttatttttgtgaataaaaaaatgtagacaTTAATCAGATGTGAAGAAGAATTAGGAAAAAGGGAATGAAGAATCTCTTGTCAGTAAAGGCTGTAACACAAACAAAcaactgcagtttttattgtaaaaagacAGCCAACTGAATTTTCATGCAAGAAGTTAGGATCTGACTATGTTATTATTTTCATACAATAACTTCCGTTTTCATAACTACAAGAATGTTATTATAACATGATATAACTTCAAGAACAAAGCACAGGTTGTTTACTTTATCCTCAAAGGTCCTTGTATATACGCCAAGCTAACCTTTAATGTATTAAAACAATTCTGTATTTTGTTACTAAATTTGGTttgaaaattgtattttttaaggtattttatatggtaaatatttaagaaaaaaaaaattgacgtcTTTTTTCTTAACTCTTAGGTTCTGTTTATATCATAATTGTGGATTGCCTTTATAATGTGTCTGTGACTTTAATCTATTTTACACTTTTACACATACTTCGAATATCGATTTCAATTTGTAGGTAACAACGATTTGTTCATTGATTATGGCCCACCACCAAAAAATCATAGTTACTTGTACGAAGCTCTGGGAAGTGTTTTTGAACCTTACATTTTTCGTGGTAGCGTGAAAAAATTAAACACTAGAGATGAATTTCTACAAACATTTGAATATGGAGGGTACTACAAAATCACTATAGATggtaaattaacttttttgttcttatataaGAAGTTTGTTGGTGTTGCAAATTCTGTTACCAGTGTTCTTGTTTAAAAATCTTCTTCTTTAAAAATTGTGGTTTATCAACTGTTTGagagaagaaaaacaaaacagatatTGTTAGAAAGAGATCATAATGATCGCAGTATTGTTGAATGAAGgaattttagtagtaaaaatcTTAAATCGTGTATccataatattgttttttagaTGGCCATCTTGTGATGGTGATgttaaattcaaattactggAGCTCACGAGCATATGGAGTAGATCCAAAAATAACGATAATTGGCGATGAACAGTTGTTGTGGCTAAAGAAACTGTTAGAGGATGCCAGTCACCGAAAACAAAAAGTTGTTCTTGCTGGTCATATTCCACCAGGGTAAgcttttcatatttttacataTACTGACAACCGAATAAAATTAAGTTCCTGGTCAGCACATTCTTACCATTATGCTATCCTAAAAGGCACATAATCATTTGATtgcacaattttattttattttaaacttacATTAATTTAAAGTGTGCAGAAATTAGAAattcacaaaaacaaacatgaaaAGAATAACAATTCCGCACTTGGTACTCTGTAGGCATAATTCATTGCATGCAAGCTACTCTCTTTTACTCTCTTTGTGTAAGATATGACCATAAAATTTTTGCTGTTGCAAGATATTACTTCTTTTTTCCCcgtaacaaaaattatatttacctGCAGAATTAAATCCTTGCAAGTGATAGCAATCTATTTTTTTTGAACATTTCTATTATGATTATTGCTTTCAGTTGTTCAACCTACCCAGGAGAAAAAAACATGTGGCTTCAAAATTATACAGAAGCCTACCTGGAATTTACCACAACCCTGTATCCTGATGTTGTCACAGGTATtcattaaatattattttttttttctgatgttgtggtcatttttttcacaataatgACTTCACATTAATTTCATATTTGTAACAACTAATCGAGAAGCTTGaaacttttaaattcttttaaaaagctcttttctgactttttcatttgtgatgcaTGTACTTGTTTTAATTTAGGCCAGCTTTTTGGGCATACTCATTCTGATAAGGTCAaacttcaaaatataaaagagtcACGCAGTGATGCCTTTCTACTAATCTGTCCAAGCATTACACCTAATTATCAAAACAACCCAGCCTTTCGTCTGTATGAGTACGATGTCCAACATAAGCAACTGCAAGATTATACCCAATTCCACTTTGATTTGACTGTCTCAAATGGTAAGTAAAAGAATTAATCAATTTATAGTTCACACTCCTACCTAAAGTGAAAGAATTAATCAAATTCTGAATTGTTTTTGGTGGCAATATTTTCTATAGCTAAGCAAATTGATTTTCACTGTTTTCGAATTTTGCTTTTGATAACTATCAACACTATGAAACATCAACTTCTTTTTCAGATTATAATCTAAATGTTAAAACAAAGTGCTGTCATGCTTTGCCTAAATTCTGCCATACTCTGTTTCAATACTTTAGCCATTACTTTTATGGTTCATTCCTACTTTAACCCTAAAGTGTAAACTTCATTATTaatgtatttgtattttttagttttccaaaagtCATTTTGGTCAAAAGAGTATTCGTTCAGGGAAGAGTATGGAAGACAACTAACGGTGAATAGTATGGGTTTTTTTATAGATGATTTGTTGAATGCTTCAAGCTCCACTTGGTTTAAGTATTCCACCCATATGAAATCTCAGTATGATAGTATATTGTTCACCAAAAGGTTTGCTGAATATTGTGGTGCAAAATTTACTGATGTAGTTTCCTATGAAAAGTGTTTGCAAAAGTATATTAATATTGGTgtatagtattttttttaaaaacattgttatgttagttaaacttttttttttaatttgcacaAATATACTGCTTGTTTTTCTACATTTCCACATCATCTCTATACAGCTTAACATTATTAACGTTGAGCTAAACAAAAATagttaagtgtgaatcacacttgcaaatatttacatcacaaattttgtttacaagTGAGATTTTTCACATACCAtagcactcgtaatttttttagtgggtgctttttgtagctctttaatagttttattcaagaaatggtaTGCATTCTTAATTAGTCACTATTTCAACCTATCAATAAAACACAAGAACGCTACAATTAAAAATCTGCAGAAACCAGAATGTAAATGTATAATGCGAAAGGATAATGTGAACTATAAGATCCACTGCagcctaagttgttttttctataAGCGACTTATCTGAGAAATTGAGACAAAATAGGGGTAGTTagtctttaaattttattattttgtaggATCAGATATTTAGCTCATGGGTCAGTCacaaaaaattagtttacaaGCTGAGGAGAAGTAAAAAGcagccaacaacaacaacaaaagtaaaataataaaattacaatACAGTTCGAATGTTAGCTTTCACATACGCAGAGCTGgcataaataattacttttataACAGACCATTGTTTTTTAGAGAAACTAATtacattgcaaaaaaatatcaatataaCAGAGAAAATATTTATGAACTCTGAAAAGTGAATTAACGACATCAGTAATACtcactttttattaattttctttcttttgttggtCATGGTATTattataataatttaatttaaaacaataacaacaaagaaaaaaggtctgaattgattttttttctagatAAGCAATTATATGAGACTTCTTTCCATCTATTGTTTTTAAGTTGAGGTCCACCTCTTGCATAGTTGTAGTACTTGACGGACTATTTTGCATGATGCAGTTTCACCACAGAGATACACAAGATAAATATTTACTGCTTTTGTTGACAGTCAGATCGAGTAACCGGAAGTAATTTGTCCATTTATTTAACACAGAAACCGTTTTACCATTTGATTCTTTGACAACTTTTTTCACCCTCTTGGTCCATTGCCCTTTGAAGACATCACAAACTAACAATCATGGTTTCTTTGGAGCTTTTAGTTCTTCTTGAATTCATTTGATGTGAGGAATTAGTATCTTTatcattttcttgtgtttttctcAGCTTAATAATTCAGTGGTTTATATGGGCTAACATTGTTTGACTGATAGATAAGCTAAATATGCATGTATTTTGACTGTAGTCAGAATTTTGTGATTGTTATGGAAAACATTCATAATCTCTGTACTCTGTATGTCCAACACAGGTTGGAAAAACAATAACTCTGTCTGTGGACTCCTTCACATGCACCAgtgttgcaataaaattttgtcaatTACAGTAGTAATACGTCACTCACGTCATAACACAATAGAAtttgactttattaattttattctttGGGCCAGTTGTAATTAAATTGTTGTCTCATTGATCTAACAATATCTAACTTCATACACAACACAACATAGGCCTTTGATAGGTGTTTTTGTGAAAGATAAATAAGAACGGGAAAAAAGTGTCTGGAGTTAGACATGTATACACTATAGGATAATGGAATGCACCAACATTTTCCCATAGTTCAGAAATATTCATACCTCATAAGTTTTTTCAAGTCAAATTTTCTAAAtctgttatttttgtttcttctattATACATATCTTTATCTATTTTATACAACTCATTTTTATCACTCATTTTTTAATCTTATCTGCTGTTCCATCCAAGTGTTAATAAGTGTTAATTAGAAATGTTTGTCATTATTTggtatt belongs to Hydractinia symbiolongicarpus strain clone_291-10 chromosome 1, HSymV2.1, whole genome shotgun sequence and includes:
- the LOC130636934 gene encoding acid sphingomyelinase-like phosphodiesterase 3a isoform X3; translated protein: MEEQPANLDSNSLDSAESDSELLLSPSVTLLHAENADRKEKDNNAIQQDQNCSSKFRVLIILLAVIVAMLAVSLAAVVFRCNKRFVGATRHRHTNIKYFFQISDTHLDIYYNANITNKKHGMCRDKPLKKENSTTYADNVATFGRVQCDSSTLLLQSLSNKLQNVNKKLDRSAEFVLITGDQSAHSYDYFQVNATESVLWSIGNSTVIIGDGLPTVPVFPLIGNNDLFIDYGPPPKNHSYLYEALGSVFEPYIFRGSVKKLNTRDEFLQTFEYGGYYKITIDDGHLVMVMLNSNYWSSRAYGVDPKITIIGDEQLLWLKKLLEDASHRKQKVVLAGHIPPGCSTYPGEKNMWLQNYTEAYLEFTTTLYPDVVTGQLFGHTHSDKVKLQNIKESRSDAFLLICPSITPNYQNNPAFRLYEYDVQHKQLQDYTQFHFDLTVSNVFQKSFWSKEYSFREEYGRQLTVNSMGFFIDDLLNASSSTWFKYSTHMKSQYDSILFTKRFAEYCGAKFTDVVSYEKCLQKYINIGV
- the LOC130636934 gene encoding acid sphingomyelinase-like phosphodiesterase 3a isoform X1; amino-acid sequence: MEEQPANLDSNSLDSAESDSELLTGGKIVQLSTTSSNKSFIQCVNFEFGHTSFRTSCRSFCFLHFQPFQLSPSVTLLHAENADRKEKDNNAIQQDQNCSSKFRVLIILLAVIVAMLAVSLAAVVFRCNKRFVGATRHRHTNIKYFFQISDTHLDIYYNANITNKKHGMCRDKPLKKENSTTYADNVATFGRVQCDSSTLLLQSLSNKLQNVNKKLDRSAEFVLITGDQSAHSYDYFQVNATESVLWSIGNSTVIIGDGLPTVPVFPLIGNNDLFIDYGPPPKNHSYLYEALGSVFEPYIFRGSVKKLNTRDEFLQTFEYGGYYKITIDDGHLVMVMLNSNYWSSRAYGVDPKITIIGDEQLLWLKKLLEDASHRKQKVVLAGHIPPGCSTYPGEKNMWLQNYTEAYLEFTTTLYPDVVTGQLFGHTHSDKVKLQNIKESRSDAFLLICPSITPNYQNNPAFRLYEYDVQHKQLQDYTQFHFDLTVSNVFQKSFWSKEYSFREEYGRQLTVNSMGFFIDDLLNASSSTWFKYSTHMKSQYDSILFTKRFAEYCGAKFTDVVSYEKCLQKYINIGV
- the LOC130636934 gene encoding acid sphingomyelinase-like phosphodiesterase 3a isoform X2; translated protein: MTLGILSVYHVKYAPHDRRNEKKLAYHPDYQLKILMVAMVQLSPSVTLLHAENADRKEKDNNAIQQDQNCSSKFRVLIILLAVIVAMLAVSLAAVVFRCNKRFVGATRHRHTNIKYFFQISDTHLDIYYNANITNKKHGMCRDKPLKKENSTTYADNVATFGRVQCDSSTLLLQSLSNKLQNVNKKLDRSAEFVLITGDQSAHSYDYFQVNATESVLWSIGNSTVIIGDGLPTVPVFPLIGNNDLFIDYGPPPKNHSYLYEALGSVFEPYIFRGSVKKLNTRDEFLQTFEYGGYYKITIDDGHLVMVMLNSNYWSSRAYGVDPKITIIGDEQLLWLKKLLEDASHRKQKVVLAGHIPPGCSTYPGEKNMWLQNYTEAYLEFTTTLYPDVVTGQLFGHTHSDKVKLQNIKESRSDAFLLICPSITPNYQNNPAFRLYEYDVQHKQLQDYTQFHFDLTVSNVFQKSFWSKEYSFREEYGRQLTVNSMGFFIDDLLNASSSTWFKYSTHMKSQYDSILFTKRFAEYCGAKFTDVVSYEKCLQKYINIGV